In Cicer arietinum cultivar CDC Frontier isolate Library 1 chromosome 1, Cicar.CDCFrontier_v2.0, whole genome shotgun sequence, one DNA window encodes the following:
- the LOC101492126 gene encoding probable terpene synthase 2, which translates to MSLAPPTHAVPDNTRPRVNFRPSIWGDVFLQYDSQSPEINDNMKKQVQMQKEEVRKSFQSSSSDISQQLNFIDSLQRLGVSYHFEREIDESLQQIHNTLTNNKVIIEEGSLHFLALAFRLLRQKGHHISTDIFKSFKNNLGNFDENVAKDVQGMWSLYEAAQLKIHGEDLLDEARDFTHAHLNSMIKNQLSSFLYAQISQCLKKPLYKGVPRLETRCYMSSYEEDPSHNKVLLNFAKIDFNMLQKMHQQELASITKWWKKLNFATKVPYARDRVVEAYFWPLAMSYEPNYSIARRLVGKLIACISLLDDTYDAYATIEELELFTRAIQRWDISLIQSLPECMKVVFNTIVGLWDEIEMSLVESGKSYLVVEYIKPAFYKLARSYFVESKWCNEGYIPTYDEYKANGIMSSTCPLQIIVFLGLGEFSNKELLDWIFSDPIIVVAVSVVGRLTDDISSHKFEQQRVHVASSVECCMKQYNMSQEEAYKLINKDILDFWMDINEECLKLDSIPRPVLDCILNVARVTEFTYDNFEDKYTNGELLKEYVVALLIDPI; encoded by the exons aTGTCTCTTGCACCACCCACACATGCAGTACCTGACAACACACGACCTCGTGTCAATTTTCGTCCTAGCATTTGGGGGGATGTTTTCCTTCAATATGATTCTCAATCACCG GAAATCAATGACAATATGAAGAAACAGGTACAAATGCAAAAAGAGGAAGTGAGGAAGAGTTTTCAATCTTCAAGCAGTGATATCTCACAACAACTAAACTTCATTGACTCATTGCAACGTTTGGGAGTATCTTATCATTTTGAGCGTGAAATTGATGAATCATTACAACAAATCCACAATACTTTAACCAACAATAAGGTTATCATAGAAGAAGGTAGCCTTCACTTTCTTGCATTAGCATTTCGTTTGCTTAGGCAAAAAGGACATCACATTTCAACAG atatatttaaaagtttCAAGAACAATCTCGGGAATTTCGATGAAAATGTTGCCAAAGATGTTCAAGGAATGTGGAGCTTGTATGAAGCAGCGCAATTAAAGATTCACGGAGAAGATTTATTAGATGAAGCACGTGATTTCACACATGCTCACCTTAATTCCATGATAAAAAATCAATTGAGTAGTTTTCTTTATGCACAAATAAGTCAATGCTTAAAAAAACCTCTGTACAAGGGAGTTCCAAGGTTGGAGACAAGGTGTTACATGTCTTCCTACGAAGAAGATCCTTCTCATAATAAAGTTCTTCTAAACTTTGCAAAAATAGATTTCAACATGCTACAGAAAATGCACCAACAAGAACTTGCTAGTATCACCAA GTGGtggaaaaaattaaactttgcAACAAAGGTTCCTTACGCAAGGGATAGAGTGGTTGAGGCTTACTTTTGGCCATTAGCCATGTCCTATGAGCCTAACTATAGCATTGCTAGAAGGTTGGTAGGGAAGTTGATAGCATGTATTTCTCTCTTAGATGATACTTATGATGCCTACGCCACAATTGAAGAACTTGAACTCTTCACACGAGCAATCCAGAG GTGGGATATTAGTCTCATTCAATCCCTTCCAGAGTGCATGAAAGTGGTATTTAACACAATTGTAGGACTGTGGGATGAAATAGAAATGAGCTTGGTAGAAAGTGGAAAATCTTATTTGGTGGTGGAATATATTAAACCAGCT TTTTATAAATTGGCACGATCCTATTTTGTTGAATCAAAATGGTGCAATGAAGGATATattccaacatatgatgagtaCAAGGCTAATGGAATTATGTCCTCTACATGCCCACTTCAAATAATAGTGTTTCTTGGGCTTGGAGAATTTTCAAACAAAGAGTTGCTTGATTGGATTTTCAGTGATCCAATAATTGTTGTAGCTGTATCAGTTGTTGGTAGACTCACGGATGACATATCTTCACATAAG TTTGAGCAGCAGAGAGTGCATGTTGCTTCATCAGTTGAATGTTGCATGAAGCAATACAACATGTCTCAAGAAGAAGCTTATAAACTGATTAACAAGGACATTTTAGATTTTTGGATGGATATAAATGAAGAGTGCTTGAAGTTAGATAGCATCCCAAGGCCTGTGCTTGATTGTATTCTTAATGTGGCACGAGTAACTGAGTTCACCTATGACAATTTTGAGGACAAATACACAAATGGGGAACTATTGAAAGAATATGTTGTTGCATTGCTTATAGATCCAATATGA
- the LOC101491796 gene encoding chitin-inducible gibberellin-responsive protein 1-like, translated as MDSQQLYSFNVNSAGFPYMSSFPTIPSLPNRILGNLKVGIGNSPNSPFSSHFDSDTHSAFSDSQEQHNSGEILSGISPSYNSSLETNHYMHRSVSSVNSLKERLQLYSARNSLLQSNQKVLLELETALMAPDDNEVTTSNSSLGESVRETTSGQRHRLWNHEHQESQYIQSQPSYVTSSRQSNEAVHVEKRRKLEEESSTQGFPLSDLKQLLIACAKAMSENNTKDFDRLIEMAKNVVSINGEPIQRLGAYIVEGLVARKEASGNSIYHALKCREPEGKDLLSYMQLLFEICPYLKFGYMAANGAIAEACRNEDHIHIIDFQIAQGTQWMTLLQALAARPGGAPHVRITGIDDPVSKYARGDGLEVVGEKLALMSEKFGIPVEFHGVPVFAPDITRDMLDIKHGEALAVNFPLQLHHTADESVDVNNPRDGLLRLVKSLSPKVVTLVEQESNTNTTPFFNRFIETLDYYLAIFESIDVTLSRNSKERINVEQHCLARDIVNVIACEGKERVERHELFGKWKSRFTMAGFQQCPLSSYVNSVIRSLLRCYSENYTLLEKDGAMLLGWKNRNLISASAWH; from the coding sequence ATGGACTCACAGCAACTTTATAGTTTCAATGTAAACAGTGCAGGATTTCCTTACATGTCATCTTTTCCCACTATTCCATCACTGCCAAATCGTATTCTTGGAAACTTGAAAGTCGGTATTGGAAACTCGCCTAATTCACCGTTTTCATCTCATTTCGATTCTGATACTCATTCTGCATTTAGTGACAGCCAGGAGCAACACAACTCAGGAGAAATTCTTTCTGGTATAAGCCCCTCTTATAACTCGTCACTCGAAACCAATCATTATATGCATAGATCAGTTTCATCTGTGAACAGTCTCAAAGAAAGGTTGCAACTATATTCTGCTAGAAATTCACTTCTACAAAGTAACCAGAAAGTGTTGTTGGAACTAGAAACTGCTCTGATGGCACCCGATGATAACGAAGTTACCACGTCTAATTCTTCGTTGGGCGAGAGTGTCAGAGAGACTACATCGGGTCAGAGACATAGATTGTGGAACCACGAGCACCAGGAGTCACAATATATTCAAAGTCAACCATCTTATGTTACAAGCAGCAGGCAATCAAATGAAGCCGTGCATGTAGAGAAACGACGAAAGTTGGAGGAGGAATCATCAACACAAGGGTTTCCATTGAGCGATTTGAAGCAATTGCTGATTGCGTGTGCTAAAGCCATGTCTGAAAACAACACAAAAGATTTTGACCGATTGATAGAAATGGCTAAAAATGTTGTGTCTATCAATGGGGAGCCGATCCAGAGGCTCGGTGCTTATATTGTAGAAGGGCTTGTTGCAAGGAAGGAAGCGTCGGGGAATAGCATCTATCATGCTCTTAAGTGTAGAGAGCCTGAAGGCAAAGATTTACTCTCTTACATGCAActactttttgaaatttgtccTTACTTAAAATTCGGTTACATGGCTGCCAATGGAGCCATTGCTGAAGCTTGCAGGAATGAGGATCACATACATATCATAGACTTTCAGATTGCTCAAGGAACTCAATGGATGACACTTCTTCAAGCTCTTGCAGCAAGACCTGGCGGGGCACCCCACGTGCGGATAACAGGAATCGATGATCCGGTCTCTAAATATGCTCGTGGGGATGGACTAGAAGTAGTTGGGGAAAAATTGGCCTTGATGTCCGAGAAATTTGGAATACCGGTGGAGTTTCACGGGGTTCCTGTTTTCGCTCCGGATATTACTAGAGACATGCTTGATATAAAACATGGAGAGGCTTTGGCTGTGAATTTTCCCTTGCAACTCCATCACACAGCCGACGAGAGTGTCGATGTGAATAATCCAAGAGATGGACTTCTAAGATTGGTGAAATCCCTCTCCCCGAAGGTGGTTACACTCGTCGAGCAAGAATCGAACACAAACACAACCCCTTTCTTCAACAGGTTCATAGAAACTTTAGATTACTACTTGGCGATCTTCGAGTCCATCGATGTCACACTCTCAAGAAACAGCAAGGAAAGAATTAACGTCGAGCAGCATTGTTTGGCCCGAGATATCGTGAATGTCATTGCTTGCGAAGGCAAGGAAAGGGTCGAGCGCCACGAACTGTTCGGAAAGTGGAAGTCGAGGTTTACGATGGCCGGCTTTCAGCAATGTCCTTTGAGTTCTTATGTGAATTCTGTTATAAGAAGCCTTCTGAGATGCTATTCAGAGAATTACACACTACTGGAGAAAGATGGGGCAATGTTGTTGGGGTGGAAGAACAGAAATTTGATATCAGCTTCAGCATGGCATtga